A genomic region of Leptotrichia hofstadii contains the following coding sequences:
- a CDS encoding type II toxin-antitoxin system death-on-curing family toxin — protein sequence MIKYFEVCDILKIHNKVLELSGGLEGYKDKSGIEKVCDFVQNDLYYPEFLDKLTYIIFSISKNHFFNDGNKRTSIAVGAYFLIENGYDEKITEYIRDMEDLVVEFVENKINREDFKEKLKKYVRN from the coding sequence ATGATTAAATATTTTGAAGTTTGTGACATTTTAAAAATACATAATAAAGTTTTAGAATTATCAGGTGGTTTAGAAGGATACAAGGATAAATCAGGAATAGAAAAAGTATGTGATTTCGTACAAAATGATTTATATTATCCTGAATTTTTAGATAAATTAACATATATAATTTTTAGTATATCAAAAAATCACTTTTTTAATGATGGAAATAAAAGGACTTCTATTGCTGTTGGGGCATATTTTTTGATAGAAAATGGGTATGATGAAAAAATAACGGAATATATTAGGGATATGGAAGATTTAGTTGTTGAATTTGTAGAAAATAAGATTAATAGAGAAGATTTTAAAGAAAAGTTGAAAAAGTATGTCCGAAATTAA